The Pseudomonas eucalypticola genome has a window encoding:
- a CDS encoding FecR domain-containing protein, which yields MKPLADTPVAPAVVAEASHWLMLHWQGPLAEPQQAAFAAWHGADPEHQRAWARLQQMQQAFTRLPKAQSLAVLRQQPQLRRRDALKLLTGLLAAGGSGWLAERQLPWREAMADLRTGTGETLQQQLADGSQLWLNTSTAVNVRFSAQARRVRLISGELLLASGHDTAYTHAPLIVDTSVGEVQALGTRFSVRQMADGCLVCLYEGALQVRPQHAAAVQVSAGQALWFNASTSRPAGFADANAISWSRGQLVANQTPLGVFLQDVARYRPGFLRWSPAVANLRLTGVFPLTDTDRILAALEQTLAVRVRRVTRFWVSVEALG from the coding sequence ATGAAGCCCCTGGCGGATACCCCCGTGGCCCCCGCAGTGGTGGCCGAGGCCAGCCATTGGCTGATGCTGCACTGGCAAGGGCCGCTGGCAGAACCGCAGCAGGCTGCGTTCGCGGCCTGGCATGGCGCCGATCCGGAACACCAGCGGGCGTGGGCGCGGTTGCAGCAGATGCAGCAGGCGTTTACCCGGCTGCCCAAGGCGCAGTCGCTGGCGGTGTTGCGCCAGCAACCGCAGCTGCGGCGCCGTGATGCGCTGAAGTTGTTGACCGGGCTGTTGGCGGCGGGCGGCAGCGGTTGGCTGGCCGAGCGGCAGCTGCCCTGGCGCGAAGCAATGGCGGACCTGCGGACCGGCACCGGTGAAACCCTGCAGCAGCAGTTGGCCGATGGCAGCCAACTGTGGCTCAACACCTCTACAGCGGTAAACGTGCGGTTCAGCGCCCAGGCGCGCCGAGTGCGGCTGATCAGCGGTGAGCTATTGCTTGCCAGCGGCCACGACACGGCCTACACCCACGCGCCGCTGATCGTTGATACCTCCGTAGGTGAAGTACAGGCACTGGGCACACGCTTCAGCGTGCGCCAGATGGCCGACGGTTGCCTGGTGTGCCTGTACGAAGGCGCCCTGCAGGTGCGGCCGCAACACGCGGCAGCAGTGCAAGTGAGTGCCGGCCAGGCGCTGTGGTTCAACGCCAGTACCAGCAGGCCTGCGGGCTTTGCCGATGCCAACGCCATTTCCTGGAGCCGCGGCCAACTGGTTGCCAACCAGACTCCATTGGGCGTTTTTCTGCAGGACGTGGCGCGCTACCGGCCCGGCTTCCTGCGCTGGAGCCCGGCAGTAGCCAACCTGCGCTTGACCGGGGTGTTTCCGCTGACCGATACCGACCGTATTCTTGCGGCGCTGGAGCAGACGCTGGCAGTGCGCGTGCGCCGGGTGACGCGCTTCTGGGTGAGTGTTGAAGCGCTTGGCTGA
- a CDS encoding sigma-70 family RNA polymerase sigma factor, with amino-acid sequence MLYTDHHGWLQSWLRRRLGDQHQAADLAHDTFLRLLVSRRLPQPEQGRGYLLQIARNLVIDLWRRQRIEQAYLQALASADEQLSISLEERAVIVETLLRIDRMLDALPAKVREALLLSQFEGLGYSEIATRLGVSLGSVQKYMTRAIQACYEVMYSE; translated from the coding sequence ATGCTGTACACCGACCACCATGGCTGGCTGCAGAGCTGGTTGCGCCGGCGCTTGGGCGACCAGCACCAGGCCGCGGACCTCGCCCACGACACGTTCTTGCGCCTGCTGGTGAGCCGTCGGCTGCCACAGCCGGAACAAGGTCGTGGCTATCTTTTGCAGATAGCCCGCAACCTGGTCATCGATCTGTGGCGGCGCCAGCGCATTGAGCAGGCGTACCTGCAAGCACTGGCCAGCGCCGATGAACAGCTGTCCATTTCGCTGGAGGAACGCGCGGTCATCGTCGAAACCCTGCTGCGTATCGACCGCATGCTCGACGCGCTACCCGCCAAGGTGCGCGAGGCGCTGTTGCTGTCGCAGTTCGAGGGGTTGGGCTACAGCGAGATTGCCACGCGCCTGGGGGTGAGCCTGGGGTCGGTGCAGAAGTACATGACCCGGGCTATCCAGGCCTGCTACGAAGTGATGTACAGCGAATGA